A window from Sus scrofa isolate TJ Tabasco breed Duroc chromosome 2, Sscrofa11.1, whole genome shotgun sequence encodes these proteins:
- the RPLP2 gene encoding 60S acidic ribosomal protein P2, translated as MRYVASYLLAALGGNTSPSAKDIKKILDSVGIEADDDRLNKVISELNGKNIEDVIAQGIGKLASVPSGGAVAVAAAPGSAAPAAGSAPAAAEEKKEEKKEESEESDDDMGFGLFD; from the exons ATGCGTTACGTCGCTTCCTACCTGCTGGCCGCCCTCGGGGGCAATACTTCTCCTAGCGCCAAGGACATCAAGAAGATCCTGGACAGCGTGGGCATCGAGGCGGACGACGATCGGCTCAACAAG GTCATCAGTGAGTTGAACGGGAAGAACATCGAGGACGTCATTGCCCAGG GCATTGGCAAGCTGGCCAGCGTACCTtctggcggggctgtggctgtcGCCGCTGCCCCAGGGTCTGCAGCTCCTGCTGCAGGTTCTGCCCCAGCTGCAG cagaggagaagaaagaagagaagaaggaggagtcGGAGGAGTCAGACGACGACATGGGCTTCGGCTTGTTTGACTAG
- the PNPLA2 gene encoding patatin-like phospholipase domain-containing protein 2 isoform X1 → MFPKETTWNISFAGCGFLGVYHVGVASCLREHAPFLVANAKHIYGASAGALVATALVTGVCLGDTGASIIEVSKEARKRFLGPLHPSFNLVKTIRGCLVKILPADSHERASGRLGISLTRVSDGENVIITRFAAREELIQANVCSTFIPVYCGLIPPALQGERYVDGGISDNLPLYELKSTITVSPFSGESDICPQDSSTNIHELRVTNTSIQFSLRNLYRLSKALFPPEPLVLREMCKQGYRDGLRFLRRNGLLNRPNPLLALPPACPRAPEEEDAPKAEVAEERAGAKEPLQLPTSDSILEHLPSRLNDALLEACMEPTDLLSTLSNLLPVRLATAMMVPYTLPLESAVSFTVRCGPGEGPWDPPSRGHPREDRGSLLEWLPDVPEDIRWIKEQTGSICQYLVMRAKRKLGRHLPSRLTEQVELRRSQSLPSVPLSCAAYGGVLPSWMRNSLSLGDVLAKWEERQRQLLLGLFCTNTAFPPDALRMLAPAGPAPAPSQHPPGSPPC, encoded by the exons ATGTTCCCCAAAGAGACGACGTGGAACATCTCGTTCGCGGGTTGCGGCTTCCTCGGCGTCTACCACGTCGGCGTGGCCTCCTGTCTCCGCGAGCACGCGCCCTTCCTAGTGGCCAACGCCAAGCACATCTACGGCGCCTCGGCTGGGGCGCTCGTGGCCACGGCCCTGGTTACCGGGGTCTGCCTGG GTGATACTGGCGCCAGCATCATCGAGGTGTCGAAGGAGGCCCGGAAGCGGTTCTTGGGCCCACTGCACCCCTCCTTCAACCTGGTGAAGACCATCCGTGGCTGCCTGGTGAAAATCCTGCCCGCCGACAGCCACGAGCGGGCCAGCGGCCGCCTGGGCATCTCCCTGACCCGCGTCTCCGACGGCGAAAATGTCATCATAACCCGCTTCGCCGCCAGGGAGGAGCTCATCCAG GCCAACGTCTGCAGCACCTTCATTCCCGTGTACTGCGGCCTCATTCCACCTGCTCTCCAGGGCGAG CGCTACGTGGACGGTGGCATCTCAGACAACCTGCCTCTCTACGAACTCAAGAGCACCATCACCGTGTCCCCCTTCTCGGGCGAGAGCGACATCTGCCCGCAGGACAGCTCCACCAACATCCACGAGCTCCGCGTCACCAACACCAGCATCCAGTTCAGCCTGCGCAACCTCTACCGCCTCTCCAAGGCCCTGTTCCCGCCCGAGCCCCTG GTGCTTCGAGAGATGTGCAAGCAGGGTTACAGGGACGGCCTGCGCTTCCTGCGGCGGAACG GCCTCCTGAACCGGCCCAACCCCTTGCTGGCGCTGCCTCCCGCCTGCCCCCGTGCCCCCGAGGAGGAAGATGCCCCGAAGGCCGAGGTGGCCGAGGAGAGGGCCGGAGCCAAGGAGCCCTTGCAGCTGCCCACAAGTGATAGCATCCTGGAGCACCTGCCCTCGAGGCTCAATGACG CCCTGCTGGAGGCCTGCATGGAGCCCACGGACCTGCTGAGCACCCTGTCCAACCTGCTGCCCGTGCGTCTGGCCACAGCCATGATGGTGCCCTACACGCTGCCGCTGGAGAGCGCCGTGTCCTTCACCGTCCGGTGCGGGCCGGGGGAGGGCCCTTGGGACCCCCCGAGTCGTGGGCACCCcagggaagacagaggcag cTTGCTGGAGTGGCTGCCCGACGTCCCGGAGGACATCCGGTGGATAAAGGAGCAGACAGGCAGTATCTGCCAGTACCTGGTGATGCGCGCCAAGAGGAAGCTGGGCAGGCACCTGCCCTCCAG GCTGACGGAGCAGGTGGAGCTGCGGCGCTCGCAGTCGCTGCCCTCTGTGCCCCTGTCCTGCGCCGCCTACGGCGGGGTGCTGCCCAGCTGGATGCGCAACAGCCTCTCGCTGGGGGACGTGCTGGCCAAGTGGGAGGAGCGCCAGCGCCAGCTGCTGCTGGGTCTCTTCTGCACCAACACTGCCTTCCCGCCCGACGCCCTGCGCATGCTCGCCCCAGCGGGTCCTGCCCCCGCACCCTCGCAGCACCCGCCCGGCTCCCCCCCCTGCTGA
- the PNPLA2 gene encoding patatin-like phospholipase domain-containing protein 2 (The RefSeq protein has 7 substitutions compared to this genomic sequence): MFPKETTWNISFAGCGFLGVYHVGVASCLREHASSLVANAKHIYGASAGALVATALVTGVCLGDTGASIIEVSKEARKRFLGPLHPSFNLVKTIRGYLVKILPADSHERASGRLGISLTRVSDGENVIITRFAAREELIQANVCSTFIPVYCSLIPPALQGERYVDGGISDNLPLYELKSTITVSPFSGESDICPQDSSTNIHELRVTNTSIQFSLRNLYRLSKALFPPEPLVLREMCKPGYRDGLRFLRRNGLLNRPNPLLALPHACPRAPEEEDAPKAEVAEERAGAKEPLQLPTSDSILEHLPSRLNDALLEACMEPTDLLSTLSNLLPVRLATAMMVPYTLPLESAVSFTVRLLEWLPDVPEDIRWIKEQTGSICQYLVMRAKRKLGRHLPSRLTEQVELRRSQSLPSVPLSCAAYGGVLPSWMRNSLSLGDVLAKWEERQRQLLLGLFCTNTAFPSDALRMLAPAGPAPAPSQHPPGSPPC; this comes from the exons ATGTTCCCCAAAGAGACGACGTGGAACATCTCGTTCGCGGGTTGCGGCTTCCTCGGCGTCTACCACGTCGGCGTGGCCTCCTGTCTCCGCGAGCACGCGCCCTTCCTAGTGGCCAACGCCAAGCACATCTACGGCGCCTCGGCTGGGGCGCTCGTGGCCACGGCCCTGGTTACCGGGGTCTGCCTGG GTGATACTGGCGCCAGCATCATCGAGGTGTCGAAGGAGGCCCGGAAGCGGTTCTTGGGCCCACTGCACCCCTCCTTCAACCTGGTGAAGACCATCCGTGGCTGCCTGGTGAAAATCCTGCCCGCCGACAGCCACGAGCGGGCCAGCGGCCGCCTGGGCATCTCCCTGACCCGCGTCTCCGACGGCGAAAATGTCATCATAACCCGCTTCGCCGCCAGGGAGGAGCTCATCCAG GCCAACGTCTGCAGCACCTTCATTCCCGTGTACTGCGGCCTCATTCCACCTGCTCTCCAGGGCGAG CGCTACGTGGACGGTGGCATCTCAGACAACCTGCCTCTCTACGAACTCAAGAGCACCATCACCGTGTCCCCCTTCTCGGGCGAGAGCGACATCTGCCCGCAGGACAGCTCCACCAACATCCACGAGCTCCGCGTCACCAACACCAGCATCCAGTTCAGCCTGCGCAACCTCTACCGCCTCTCCAAGGCCCTGTTCCCGCCCGAGCCCCTG GTGCTTCGAGAGATGTGCAAGCAGGGTTACAGGGACGGCCTGCGCTTCCTGCGGCGGAACG GCCTCCTGAACCGGCCCAACCCCTTGCTGGCGCTGCCTCCCGCCTGCCCCCGTGCCCCCGAGGAGGAAGATGCCCCGAAGGCCGAGGTGGCCGAGGAGAGGGCCGGAGCCAAGGAGCCCTTGCAGCTGCCCACAAGTGATAGCATCCTGGAGCACCTGCCCTCGAGGCTCAATGACG CCCTGCTGGAGGCCTGCATGGAGCCCACGGACCTGCTGAGCACCCTGTCCAACCTGCTGCCCGTGCGTCTGGCCACAGCCATGATGGTGCCCTACACGCTGCCGCTGGAGAGCGCCGTGTCCTTCACCGTCCG cTTGCTGGAGTGGCTGCCCGACGTCCCGGAGGACATCCGGTGGATAAAGGAGCAGACAGGCAGTATCTGCCAGTACCTGGTGATGCGCGCCAAGAGGAAGCTGGGCAGGCACCTGCCCTCCAG GCTGACGGAGCAGGTGGAGCTGCGGCGCTCGCAGTCGCTGCCCTCTGTGCCCCTGTCCTGCGCCGCCTACGGCGGGGTGCTGCCCAGCTGGATGCGCAACAGCCTCTCGCTGGGGGACGTGCTGGCCAAGTGGGAGGAGCGCCAGCGCCAGCTGCTGCTGGGTCTCTTCTGCACCAACACTGCCTTCCCGCCCGACGCCCTGCGCATGCTCGCCCCAGCGGGTCCTGCCCCCGCACCCTCGCAGCACCCGCCCGGCTCCCCCCCCTGCTGA